ACAAAATGTGACCGTAGCAGTGAGGGGTACAtcaaccatttttatttttattcaaccTTCATTTATTCAGGTAATCGGGGTCTcattcttaaaggaacacgccgacttattgggactttagcttattcaccgtatcccccagagttagataagtccatccATACCCTTCTCATTTCCGTGCAtattgtaactctgtctgacgccccagcgctagcttagcctagcacagatcctggaggtaactggttccaactagcctactgcgtCGAATAAGTGACagaataacgccaacatgttcctatttacggTGAATTAAGCTAatgtcccaataagtcggtgtgttcctttaagagaGACCTGTTTgggacaatacacaacatcagttACAAACAATGGTATacacaatatttaaatgaagtgCCGAGTTGACTTGAAACACAAAGtactaaaaacaaggacaagattccaaaactatttttttttaactaccaCATCCTCTTTCCCTCCAGCCTCTCTGACTGTGAGTCCCAGCAGCTCTCAGCTCTTTAGAGgacagtctgtctctctgagctGTGAGGAGGACGACAGCTCTGCTGGATGGACTCTGAGGAGGAACACGACCAGAGAAACCAGGACTCAGTGAGGAGATGGCTGGGGAATATCTGCTGGTTCTTCCTGTAACATCAGGTACATGCTCCCATGGGACAGTGGAGATTACTGGTGTGAGTCCAGAGAGGGAGCAACCAGTAACAGCATCACCATCACTGTCCCTGGTAAGATCAGACTGTGGAGTCAGTAttgatgaagctgtgtgtgAATGGATGACATGCTgtagtttgtctctgtgttcagATGGACCAGTGATCCTGCAGAGTCCTGTCCTCCCTGTGACGGAGGGAGAAGACCTCACTCTGCACTGTAAAACAAAGACGTCCTCCAACCTCCCAGCTGGTTTCTATAAAGATGGCTCCTTCATCAGGACTGAGCCTGCAGGTCACATGACCATCCACCATGTTTCCAGGTCTGATGAAGGCCTCTACAAGTGCAACATCAGCAGTGATGGAGAGTCTCCATCCAGCTGGGTCTCTGTCACAGGTGAGGAGGTTACCTTTGATTTCAGGAGTTCATTCATCCAGATATTCACCTGACAGCTGATTCTCTCTACAGGGAAACTTACGACCACAGGCCCACCATCCTCTGCAGCTCTGCCCTCGGCCTCAGACCCCCTCCACCTTGTGTTAAGACTAGTCGTCTACGTGGTGGTGTTCTGTCCGTACTGCATCTCTACTTTCATcatggtgtctttacaggtgctggtcatataattagaatatcatgaaaaagttgatttatttcagtaattccattcaaaaagtgaaacttgtataatgtatacattcattccacacagaatgatatatttcaagtgtttatttcttttaattttgatgattataactgacatctaatgaaaaccccaatgTAAATAATACGACGCAAACATTGTTTTGATGCCCGAGGTGAAAGATATCTTTTCACAAAGATTCACAATGTTTATTTGAATCCTTTCATTAGAAAATTACTTGATGATTTTCAAATAAACCAGCTGTATCTTCCTGTAGATGGCTGCGGTTTAGTTGAGAGGAAGTGAACGGGGGGTTTCCAGACATTCCACCATAGAGTGTGCCAAGTACTGATGTAGCCCGCGCTGTTAGATCCACCCacttttaaacatttgattAAATAGCAAAGCCTCAAACTAAAACTCATGGACACAAGACGGCAACGGATCAAGACTCTCTCCGCTCTCATGGCTCCATTTCTGCTCCTGTTGCTCATCCTGTCTGAAGCAGCTCCTGGTAAATATCAGCTTTTATCATGAAAAGATTAATGTAGACTTTATTTCTGACCTTTGTTGTTATGACGATTGTGTTTAAAAGAGACAGTTTCAGGTTTTGTAAAGTTTATGAATCCGGTCATGACCAGGGACGACCGGATTGCTCTCCATTATCTTGTTTATTACACGGCTACTTACTAAAAAATCAATAACTTGATCAAATATATAGATTTAATAAAGATTGTTTGGTTTCTGTATTTCACGGTAAGGGAATATGAACGGGTTGTTGCTCTGAAGCCAGGTCGCCCGGCCCGGTAAATGTGATTTAGTCAAGGAGCTACATCGTCATCGTTAGCCATTAGCTCTGTTAGCTCTGTTAGCTCTGTGTCGAGTTGCATCAGATGGTTCAAGAGAGCCAACATCGACTCTGAG
This region of Sander vitreus isolate 19-12246 unplaced genomic scaffold, sanVit1 ctg755_0, whole genome shotgun sequence genomic DNA includes:
- the LOC144514928 gene encoding Fc receptor-like protein 5; the protein is MLPWDSGDYWCESREGATSNSITITVPDGPVILQSPVLPVTEGEDLTLHCKTKTSSNLPAGFYKDGSFIRTEPAGHMTIHHVSRSDEGLYKCNISSDGESPSSWVSVTGEEVTFDFRSSFIQIFT